A stretch of the Desulforamulus ferrireducens genome encodes the following:
- a CDS encoding LysR family transcriptional regulator codes for MNLMHLKVFKTLAETESLSKTSKLLDLSQPSINHNIHVLEEHYKAKLIDRSNKKVKLTRFGEVLHRYIIDILHLIEQSEHHIEAMISEVKGHLSLGASHTIAENVIPKIMGMFNHDYPEVEIQLEVSNTQHIVDHILENKLDVGLIEGPVDNDNIVVKSFMQDELLVVLPFNHPLAVKKNLTLRELASLPFVLREKGSGTRVVMESALIKAGIDLSKLKTVMELGNTQAVIGAVEAGIGATILSGLAVSKETQLKTVKTCKISNVSIVRNFSLIFNKNHPLSSIAETFISFISSEETLKTFKNN; via the coding sequence ATGAACCTGATGCATTTGAAAGTATTTAAAACCTTGGCGGAAACAGAAAGCTTGTCCAAAACCTCTAAGCTTTTGGACCTTTCACAACCCTCAATTAATCATAACATACACGTTTTAGAGGAGCACTATAAGGCTAAGCTAATTGATCGCTCCAACAAAAAAGTTAAACTTACCCGTTTTGGTGAGGTTTTGCATCGCTACATAATAGATATTTTACATTTAATAGAACAATCCGAGCATCATATCGAAGCTATGATCAGTGAAGTTAAGGGGCATCTTTCCTTAGGTGCCAGCCACACCATCGCAGAGAATGTAATCCCCAAAATCATGGGTATGTTTAATCATGATTATCCCGAGGTAGAGATTCAACTGGAGGTTAGTAACACGCAGCACATTGTGGACCACATACTGGAGAACAAATTGGATGTGGGTCTTATTGAGGGTCCGGTGGATAATGACAACATTGTTGTCAAGTCCTTTATGCAAGATGAACTATTGGTGGTATTACCCTTCAATCACCCCCTGGCCGTTAAAAAAAATCTAACCCTAAGGGAACTAGCCTCTCTGCCCTTTGTCCTAAGGGAAAAGGGTTCCGGCACCCGGGTAGTAATGGAATCTGCCTTAATCAAGGCCGGCATAGATTTATCAAAATTGAAGACGGTTATGGAATTGGGAAATACCCAGGCGGTCATTGGTGCTGTAGAGGCTGGTATTGGTGCCACCATACTTTCTGGTTTAGCCGTCAGTAAAGAAACTCAACTGAAAACAGTAAAAACATGTAAAATCAGTAATGTTAGTATTGTGCGTAATTTCTCATTGATTTTTAATAAAAACCATCCCCTGTCCTCCATTGCTGAAACCTTTATTTCCTTTATATCCTCGGAGGAAACACTAAAAACATTTAAAAATAATTAA
- a CDS encoding (Fe-S)-binding protein, with amino-acid sequence MADIRPQDMGKPSEQLSKIEKLMPLPAPYDKPGMEPDFKPIKDSWKDDYCTTLDGFVGNETLVRPKTKEEEEAFVQGFLRGLEKLFSNETNRNYLQPFLLSFEYCAKCNTCSEACHIFKASGEQEIYRPIFRSEVLRKIAKKHMKGDGFWTRFNGGDIDINVETILRLGELAYRCNLCRRCAQTCPLGLDNGLLAREIRKIFSMELGIAPKPLHEKGSMLQLKTGSSTGITKEAFLDMIEFMEEDLYERTGKKYKIPVDKKGADILLTHNAGEFMAWPENPAAFTILFEEAGLDWTLSSDMIGYDNVNYGLFYDDAQARKIGLQQIKAGKELGVRRIVVAECGHAHKAAMVSIDRAMVGEDNIPRESFLPLLLDVMKKGVYKLDPMRNNFPVTMHDPCNVARMMGVIQPQREIIKMVAPQFREMYPHGAKNFCCGGGSGFAIMKSFNFPEFRNKVSSRMKFKQILEAFQGVMEDDVPKYVAAPCSNCKGAIRDILEYYQATAKFNVHYGGLVELVVNAMVQFDRPFLEFLDEEEWIAQHVKK; translated from the coding sequence ATGGCTGATATCAGACCTCAGGATATGGGTAAACCCTCTGAGCAATTATCCAAAATAGAGAAGTTAATGCCACTACCAGCTCCCTACGACAAGCCAGGTATGGAACCGGATTTTAAACCCATTAAAGATTCCTGGAAGGACGATTATTGCACTACTCTGGATGGCTTTGTAGGGAACGAAACCCTCGTTAGACCCAAAACCAAGGAAGAGGAAGAGGCCTTTGTCCAAGGTTTCTTACGGGGCCTGGAAAAACTATTCTCCAACGAAACCAACAGAAACTATTTACAGCCCTTCCTACTAAGCTTTGAATATTGCGCTAAATGCAACACCTGCTCGGAAGCCTGCCACATCTTTAAGGCCAGTGGTGAACAAGAAATTTACAGACCTATTTTCCGTTCTGAAGTATTGCGGAAGATTGCCAAGAAGCATATGAAGGGCGATGGCTTCTGGACAAGATTTAACGGCGGCGACATCGATATCAATGTAGAAACTATTTTGCGTTTAGGGGAATTAGCCTACCGCTGCAACCTCTGCCGTCGTTGTGCGCAAACCTGTCCCTTAGGTTTAGATAATGGCTTGCTGGCCAGGGAAATCAGAAAGATTTTCAGTATGGAATTAGGTATTGCTCCTAAGCCACTGCATGAAAAGGGTTCCATGCTGCAATTAAAAACTGGTTCCAGTACCGGTATTACCAAAGAAGCCTTCCTGGATATGATTGAGTTCATGGAAGAGGATCTCTATGAAAGAACCGGTAAAAAATACAAGATTCCTGTGGATAAAAAGGGCGCAGATATACTGTTAACCCACAACGCCGGTGAGTTTATGGCTTGGCCGGAAAACCCCGCCGCCTTTACCATTCTCTTTGAAGAGGCTGGGTTAGACTGGACCTTAAGCAGCGATATGATCGGTTATGACAACGTTAACTACGGTTTATTCTATGATGACGCTCAAGCCAGAAAGATCGGTTTACAGCAAATAAAAGCCGGTAAAGAACTGGGCGTGAGAAGAATCGTTGTTGCGGAGTGCGGACACGCTCACAAGGCTGCCATGGTTTCCATTGACCGCGCCATGGTTGGGGAAGACAATATTCCCAGGGAAAGCTTCCTGCCCTTACTGCTGGATGTAATGAAGAAGGGTGTTTATAAGTTAGATCCCATGAGGAATAATTTCCCGGTTACCATGCACGATCCTTGTAACGTAGCCAGAATGATGGGTGTCATTCAGCCACAACGTGAGATCATTAAAATGGTAGCCCCTCAATTTAGGGAAATGTACCCCCACGGCGCGAAGAACTTCTGCTGTGGTGGTGGTAGTGGTTTCGCCATCATGAAATCCTTCAACTTCCCTGAGTTTAGAAATAAGGTTTCCAGCCGGATGAAGTTTAAGCAAATTCTTGAGGCCTTCCAGGGTGTCATGGAAGATGATGTGCCCAAATACGTAGCCGCACCTTGCTCCAACTGTAAAGGTGCCATCCGCGATATTCTGGAGTATTATCAAGCCACTGCTAAATTCAACGTTCATTACGGCGGCTTAGTTGAACTGGTAGTTAACGCTATGGTTCAATTCGACAGACCATTCCTTGAATTCCTAGATGAAGAAGAATGGATTGCTCAGCAC
- a CDS encoding respiratory nitrate reductase subunit gamma — MLLTVFIYVSIVAFIGLSLYKAYQYANMPMHGRWELYPVPKEPGEKGHYGGSYYEDLEYWNKPRQVSHAGEIIDMLKEMLFIKNLFINQRRQWYLSYALHLGIYLLGLWTVLLAVGAIMELSGTPVTATEGGFASLVYYVTLLAGGAGAILLGFGSIALFFKRSLNNSFAKYTTPQEYFNLFFLFAVVASGLVVWSGDVGFNYGREIFKSLFTFSPVVADTALTIHILLLGAVMIYIPQTKMSHYVGKYFAFHKVLWDNEPNLRNSKMESVIREAISYKPKASWSAPHINPAAQQQDKK; from the coding sequence TTGTTATTGACGGTCTTTATCTATGTTTCCATCGTGGCATTTATTGGTCTCTCACTTTACAAGGCTTATCAGTATGCCAACATGCCAATGCATGGTCGCTGGGAGCTCTATCCGGTACCAAAAGAGCCAGGTGAAAAGGGACATTACGGTGGTTCCTATTATGAAGATTTGGAGTACTGGAATAAGCCCAGACAAGTCTCCCACGCCGGAGAGATTATCGACATGTTAAAAGAAATGCTCTTTATTAAGAACCTGTTTATTAATCAGAGACGCCAGTGGTATTTATCCTATGCACTGCATTTAGGTATTTATTTATTAGGTTTATGGACGGTATTATTAGCTGTTGGAGCGATTATGGAATTGTCCGGTACACCAGTCACTGCTACTGAGGGTGGTTTTGCTTCCCTAGTTTATTATGTTACCCTGCTTGCCGGTGGGGCCGGCGCTATTTTACTGGGCTTTGGTTCTATTGCGTTATTCTTCAAAAGAAGTTTGAATAATTCCTTTGCTAAGTACACTACCCCTCAAGAGTATTTTAACCTGTTCTTCCTGTTTGCCGTTGTGGCATCTGGTTTGGTGGTTTGGAGCGGTGACGTTGGCTTTAATTATGGTAGGGAAATCTTTAAATCTCTGTTTACTTTCTCCCCTGTTGTTGCTGACACTGCTTTAACCATTCACATCTTATTGTTGGGTGCGGTGATGATTTACATCCCTCAAACCAAGATGAGCCACTATGTGGGTAAGTATTTTGCTTTCCACAAAGTTCTTTGGGATAACGAGCCCAACTTAAGAAATTCTAAAATGGAAAGTGTTATTAGAGAGGCCATAAGTTATAAACCTAAAGCCTCCTGGTCTGCACCGCATATTAATCCTGCTGCGCAACAACAGGACAAGAAGTAA
- a CDS encoding O-methyltransferase, producing MTREADVDVKEYIRELLPPREAIFLQMEEEARERIVPIVEPEVGHFLYWLALTNNSKRVLEVGTAIGYSTLWLAKAVLPRGGHITTMEINGPRAETARKYFQQAGVIDRIELIFGDARELLYELVGPYDFIFLDAAKGKYVEFLEKCIEMLVPGGILVAEDVFMKGMVISGEVDKRRNKTAVARLRNYLQMVREHPQLETVLLPLGDGIAISTKK from the coding sequence ATGACTAGAGAAGCGGATGTTGATGTTAAAGAATATATTAGAGAGCTGTTGCCACCGCGGGAGGCTATTTTTTTACAGATGGAGGAGGAAGCCAGGGAAAGGATCGTTCCTATTGTTGAACCGGAAGTGGGACATTTTCTCTATTGGTTGGCCCTTACCAATAATAGCAAGCGCGTCCTTGAGGTGGGAACTGCTATTGGTTATTCTACCCTGTGGTTAGCAAAGGCAGTGTTACCAAGGGGTGGCCACATTACCACCATGGAAATCAATGGTCCAAGGGCGGAAACTGCAAGAAAATATTTTCAACAGGCGGGTGTCATTGATCGCATAGAACTGATTTTTGGTGATGCCAGGGAGCTTTTATATGAGCTGGTAGGACCTTATGATTTTATTTTTTTGGATGCGGCCAAAGGTAAATATGTAGAGTTCTTGGAAAAGTGTATAGAAATGTTAGTGCCTGGAGGGATTCTGGTGGCTGAAGACGTCTTTATGAAAGGTATGGTTATTTCCGGAGAAGTGGATAAAAGAAGGAATAAAACCGCGGTTGCCAGATTAAGGAATTACCTGCAGATGGTTAGGGAACACCCCCAATTGGAGACAGTCCTGCTACCTCTGGGGGATGGCATTGCAATTAGTACCAAAAAGTAA